The Equus przewalskii isolate Varuska chromosome 8, EquPr2, whole genome shotgun sequence genome has a window encoding:
- the CCNE2 gene encoding G1/S-specific cyclin-E2 isoform X3, whose product MSRRSSRLQAKQQPQPNQTDSPQEAQIIQAKKRKTAQNCWPPVLSGGISPCIIIETPHKEIGTSDFSRFTNYRFKNLFINPSPLPDLSWGCSTDVWLNMLKKETRYVHDKHFEVLHSDLEPQMRSILLDWLLEVCEVYTLHRETFYLAQDFFDRFMLTQKDINKNMLQLIGITSLFIASKLEEIYAPKLQEFAYVTDGACSEEDILRMELIILKALKWELCPVTIISWLNLFLQVDALKDAPKVLLPQYSQEKFIQIAQLLDLCILAIDSLEFQYRILAAAALCHFTSIEVVKKASGLEWDNISECVDWMVPFVSVVKSTSPVKLKIFKKISMEDGHNIQTHTNYLAMLDEVNYVNTFRKGGQVSPVCNGGIMTPPKSTEKPPGKH is encoded by the exons ATGTCAAGACGCAG tAGCCGTTTACAAGCGAAACAGCAGCCCCAGCCCAACCAGACGGATTCCCCGCAAGAAGCCCAGATAATTCAGgccaagaagagaaaaacagcccAG AATTGCTGGCCACCTGTATTATCTGGGGGTATCAGTCCTTGCATTATCATTGAAACACCCCACAAGGAAATAGGAACAAGTGACTTCTCCAGATTTACaaattacagatttaaaaatctttttattaatcCTTCACCTTTGCCTGACTTAAG CTGGGGATGTTCAACGGATGTTTGGCTAAACATGTTAAAAAAAGAGACCAGATACGTTCATGATAAACATTTTGAAGTTCTGCATTCCGACCTGGAGCCCCAGATGAGGTCAATACTTCTAGACTGGCTTTTAGAG GTATGTGAAGTATACACACTTCATAGGGAAACGTTTTATCTTGCACAAGACTTTTTTGATAGATTTATGTTGACACAAaaggatataaataaaaacatgcttCAACTCATTGGAATTACCTCATTATTCATTGCCTCCAAACTTGAG gaaatctatGCTCCTAAGCTCCAAGAGTTTGCTTATGTCACTGATGGTGCTTGCAGTGAAGAGGATATCTTAAGGATGGAACTCATTATATTAAAG GCTTTAAAATGGGAACTTTGTCCTGTAACAATCATCTCCTGGCTAAATCTCTTCCTCCAAGTCGATGCTCTTAAAGATGCTCCTAAAGTTCTTCTACCTCAGTATTCTCAGGAAAAGTTCATTCAAATAGCTCAG CTTTTAGATCTGTGTATTCTAGCCATTGATTCATTAGAGTTCCAGTACAGAATACTGGCTGCTGCTGCCTTGTGCCATTTTACCTCTATCGAAGTGGTTAAGAAAGCCTCAG GTTTGGAATGGGACAACATTTCAGAATGTGTAGACTGGATGGTGCCTTTTGTCAGTGTAGTAAAAAGTACGAGTCCAGTGAAGCTGAAGATTTTTAAGAAGATTTCCATGGAAGACGGACACAATATCCAGACCCATACAAATTATCTGGCTATGTTG GATGAAGTAAATTATGTAAACACCTTCAGAAAGGGGGGACAGGTGTCACCAGTGTGCAATGGAGGCATTATGACACCACCGAAGAGCACTGAAAAGCCACCAGGAAAACACTAA
- the CCNE2 gene encoding G1/S-specific cyclin-E2 isoform X5, producing MSRRSSRLQAKQQPQPNQTDSPQEAQIIQAKKRKTAQDVKKRKEEVTKKHQYEIRNCWPPVLSGGISPCIIIETPHKEIGTSDFSRFTNYRFKNLFINPSPLPDLSWGCSTDVWLNMLKKETRYVHDKHFEVLHSDLEPQMRSILLDWLLEVCEVYTLHRETFYLAQDFFDRFMLTQKDINKNMLQLIGITSLFIASKLEEIYAPKLQEFAYVTDGACSEEDILRMELIILKLLDLCILAIDSLEFQYRILAAAALCHFTSIEVVKKASGLEWDNISECVDWMVPFVSVVKSTSPVKLKIFKKISMEDGHNIQTHTNYLAMLDEVNYVNTFRKGGQVSPVCNGGIMTPPKSTEKPPGKH from the exons ATGTCAAGACGCAG tAGCCGTTTACAAGCGAAACAGCAGCCCCAGCCCAACCAGACGGATTCCCCGCAAGAAGCCCAGATAATTCAGgccaagaagagaaaaacagcccAG gatgtcaaaaaaaggaaagaggaggtcACCAAGAAACACCAGTATGAGATTAGG AATTGCTGGCCACCTGTATTATCTGGGGGTATCAGTCCTTGCATTATCATTGAAACACCCCACAAGGAAATAGGAACAAGTGACTTCTCCAGATTTACaaattacagatttaaaaatctttttattaatcCTTCACCTTTGCCTGACTTAAG CTGGGGATGTTCAACGGATGTTTGGCTAAACATGTTAAAAAAAGAGACCAGATACGTTCATGATAAACATTTTGAAGTTCTGCATTCCGACCTGGAGCCCCAGATGAGGTCAATACTTCTAGACTGGCTTTTAGAG GTATGTGAAGTATACACACTTCATAGGGAAACGTTTTATCTTGCACAAGACTTTTTTGATAGATTTATGTTGACACAAaaggatataaataaaaacatgcttCAACTCATTGGAATTACCTCATTATTCATTGCCTCCAAACTTGAG gaaatctatGCTCCTAAGCTCCAAGAGTTTGCTTATGTCACTGATGGTGCTTGCAGTGAAGAGGATATCTTAAGGATGGAACTCATTATATTAAAG CTTTTAGATCTGTGTATTCTAGCCATTGATTCATTAGAGTTCCAGTACAGAATACTGGCTGCTGCTGCCTTGTGCCATTTTACCTCTATCGAAGTGGTTAAGAAAGCCTCAG GTTTGGAATGGGACAACATTTCAGAATGTGTAGACTGGATGGTGCCTTTTGTCAGTGTAGTAAAAAGTACGAGTCCAGTGAAGCTGAAGATTTTTAAGAAGATTTCCATGGAAGACGGACACAATATCCAGACCCATACAAATTATCTGGCTATGTTG GATGAAGTAAATTATGTAAACACCTTCAGAAAGGGGGGACAGGTGTCACCAGTGTGCAATGGAGGCATTATGACACCACCGAAGAGCACTGAAAAGCCACCAGGAAAACACTAA
- the CCNE2 gene encoding G1/S-specific cyclin-E2 isoform X8 produces MSRRSSRLQAKQQPQPNQTDSPQEAQIIQAKKRKTAQNCWPPVLSGGISPCIIIETPHKEIGTSDFSRFTNYRFKNLFINPSPLPDLSWGCSTDVWLNMLKKETRYVHDKHFEVLHSDLEPQMRSILLDWLLEEIYAPKLQEFAYVTDGACSEEDILRMELIILKALKWELCPVTIISWLNLFLQVDALKDAPKVLLPQYSQEKFIQIAQLLDLCILAIDSLEFQYRILAAAALCHFTSIEVVKKASGLEWDNISECVDWMVPFVSVVKSTSPVKLKIFKKISMEDGHNIQTHTNYLAMLDEVNYVNTFRKGGQVSPVCNGGIMTPPKSTEKPPGKH; encoded by the exons ATGTCAAGACGCAG tAGCCGTTTACAAGCGAAACAGCAGCCCCAGCCCAACCAGACGGATTCCCCGCAAGAAGCCCAGATAATTCAGgccaagaagagaaaaacagcccAG AATTGCTGGCCACCTGTATTATCTGGGGGTATCAGTCCTTGCATTATCATTGAAACACCCCACAAGGAAATAGGAACAAGTGACTTCTCCAGATTTACaaattacagatttaaaaatctttttattaatcCTTCACCTTTGCCTGACTTAAG CTGGGGATGTTCAACGGATGTTTGGCTAAACATGTTAAAAAAAGAGACCAGATACGTTCATGATAAACATTTTGAAGTTCTGCATTCCGACCTGGAGCCCCAGATGAGGTCAATACTTCTAGACTGGCTTTTAGAG gaaatctatGCTCCTAAGCTCCAAGAGTTTGCTTATGTCACTGATGGTGCTTGCAGTGAAGAGGATATCTTAAGGATGGAACTCATTATATTAAAG GCTTTAAAATGGGAACTTTGTCCTGTAACAATCATCTCCTGGCTAAATCTCTTCCTCCAAGTCGATGCTCTTAAAGATGCTCCTAAAGTTCTTCTACCTCAGTATTCTCAGGAAAAGTTCATTCAAATAGCTCAG CTTTTAGATCTGTGTATTCTAGCCATTGATTCATTAGAGTTCCAGTACAGAATACTGGCTGCTGCTGCCTTGTGCCATTTTACCTCTATCGAAGTGGTTAAGAAAGCCTCAG GTTTGGAATGGGACAACATTTCAGAATGTGTAGACTGGATGGTGCCTTTTGTCAGTGTAGTAAAAAGTACGAGTCCAGTGAAGCTGAAGATTTTTAAGAAGATTTCCATGGAAGACGGACACAATATCCAGACCCATACAAATTATCTGGCTATGTTG GATGAAGTAAATTATGTAAACACCTTCAGAAAGGGGGGACAGGTGTCACCAGTGTGCAATGGAGGCATTATGACACCACCGAAGAGCACTGAAAAGCCACCAGGAAAACACTAA
- the CCNE2 gene encoding G1/S-specific cyclin-E2 isoform X4, with the protein MSRRSRLQAKQQPQPNQTDSPQEAQIIQAKKRKTAQNCWPPVLSGGISPCIIIETPHKEIGTSDFSRFTNYRFKNLFINPSPLPDLSWGCSTDVWLNMLKKETRYVHDKHFEVLHSDLEPQMRSILLDWLLEVCEVYTLHRETFYLAQDFFDRFMLTQKDINKNMLQLIGITSLFIASKLEEIYAPKLQEFAYVTDGACSEEDILRMELIILKALKWELCPVTIISWLNLFLQVDALKDAPKVLLPQYSQEKFIQIAQLLDLCILAIDSLEFQYRILAAAALCHFTSIEVVKKASGLEWDNISECVDWMVPFVSVVKSTSPVKLKIFKKISMEDGHNIQTHTNYLAMLDEVNYVNTFRKGGQVSPVCNGGIMTPPKSTEKPPGKH; encoded by the exons ATGTCAAGACGCAG CCGTTTACAAGCGAAACAGCAGCCCCAGCCCAACCAGACGGATTCCCCGCAAGAAGCCCAGATAATTCAGgccaagaagagaaaaacagcccAG AATTGCTGGCCACCTGTATTATCTGGGGGTATCAGTCCTTGCATTATCATTGAAACACCCCACAAGGAAATAGGAACAAGTGACTTCTCCAGATTTACaaattacagatttaaaaatctttttattaatcCTTCACCTTTGCCTGACTTAAG CTGGGGATGTTCAACGGATGTTTGGCTAAACATGTTAAAAAAAGAGACCAGATACGTTCATGATAAACATTTTGAAGTTCTGCATTCCGACCTGGAGCCCCAGATGAGGTCAATACTTCTAGACTGGCTTTTAGAG GTATGTGAAGTATACACACTTCATAGGGAAACGTTTTATCTTGCACAAGACTTTTTTGATAGATTTATGTTGACACAAaaggatataaataaaaacatgcttCAACTCATTGGAATTACCTCATTATTCATTGCCTCCAAACTTGAG gaaatctatGCTCCTAAGCTCCAAGAGTTTGCTTATGTCACTGATGGTGCTTGCAGTGAAGAGGATATCTTAAGGATGGAACTCATTATATTAAAG GCTTTAAAATGGGAACTTTGTCCTGTAACAATCATCTCCTGGCTAAATCTCTTCCTCCAAGTCGATGCTCTTAAAGATGCTCCTAAAGTTCTTCTACCTCAGTATTCTCAGGAAAAGTTCATTCAAATAGCTCAG CTTTTAGATCTGTGTATTCTAGCCATTGATTCATTAGAGTTCCAGTACAGAATACTGGCTGCTGCTGCCTTGTGCCATTTTACCTCTATCGAAGTGGTTAAGAAAGCCTCAG GTTTGGAATGGGACAACATTTCAGAATGTGTAGACTGGATGGTGCCTTTTGTCAGTGTAGTAAAAAGTACGAGTCCAGTGAAGCTGAAGATTTTTAAGAAGATTTCCATGGAAGACGGACACAATATCCAGACCCATACAAATTATCTGGCTATGTTG GATGAAGTAAATTATGTAAACACCTTCAGAAAGGGGGGACAGGTGTCACCAGTGTGCAATGGAGGCATTATGACACCACCGAAGAGCACTGAAAAGCCACCAGGAAAACACTAA
- the CCNE2 gene encoding G1/S-specific cyclin-E2 isoform X7, with the protein MSRRSSRLQAKQQPQPNQTDSPQEAQIIQAKKRKTAQNCWPPVLSGGISPCIIIETPHKEIGTSDFSRFTNYRFKNLFINPSPLPDLSWGCSTDVWLNMLKKETRYVHDKHFEVLHSDLEPQMRSILLDWLLEVCEVYTLHRETFYLAQDFFDRFMLTQKDINKNMLQLIGITSLFIASKLEEIYAPKLQEFAYVTDGACSEEDILRMELIILKLLDLCILAIDSLEFQYRILAAAALCHFTSIEVVKKASGLEWDNISECVDWMVPFVSVVKSTSPVKLKIFKKISMEDGHNIQTHTNYLAMLDEVNYVNTFRKGGQVSPVCNGGIMTPPKSTEKPPGKH; encoded by the exons ATGTCAAGACGCAG tAGCCGTTTACAAGCGAAACAGCAGCCCCAGCCCAACCAGACGGATTCCCCGCAAGAAGCCCAGATAATTCAGgccaagaagagaaaaacagcccAG AATTGCTGGCCACCTGTATTATCTGGGGGTATCAGTCCTTGCATTATCATTGAAACACCCCACAAGGAAATAGGAACAAGTGACTTCTCCAGATTTACaaattacagatttaaaaatctttttattaatcCTTCACCTTTGCCTGACTTAAG CTGGGGATGTTCAACGGATGTTTGGCTAAACATGTTAAAAAAAGAGACCAGATACGTTCATGATAAACATTTTGAAGTTCTGCATTCCGACCTGGAGCCCCAGATGAGGTCAATACTTCTAGACTGGCTTTTAGAG GTATGTGAAGTATACACACTTCATAGGGAAACGTTTTATCTTGCACAAGACTTTTTTGATAGATTTATGTTGACACAAaaggatataaataaaaacatgcttCAACTCATTGGAATTACCTCATTATTCATTGCCTCCAAACTTGAG gaaatctatGCTCCTAAGCTCCAAGAGTTTGCTTATGTCACTGATGGTGCTTGCAGTGAAGAGGATATCTTAAGGATGGAACTCATTATATTAAAG CTTTTAGATCTGTGTATTCTAGCCATTGATTCATTAGAGTTCCAGTACAGAATACTGGCTGCTGCTGCCTTGTGCCATTTTACCTCTATCGAAGTGGTTAAGAAAGCCTCAG GTTTGGAATGGGACAACATTTCAGAATGTGTAGACTGGATGGTGCCTTTTGTCAGTGTAGTAAAAAGTACGAGTCCAGTGAAGCTGAAGATTTTTAAGAAGATTTCCATGGAAGACGGACACAATATCCAGACCCATACAAATTATCTGGCTATGTTG GATGAAGTAAATTATGTAAACACCTTCAGAAAGGGGGGACAGGTGTCACCAGTGTGCAATGGAGGCATTATGACACCACCGAAGAGCACTGAAAAGCCACCAGGAAAACACTAA
- the CCNE2 gene encoding G1/S-specific cyclin-E2 isoform X1, protein MSRRSSRLQAKQQPQPNQTDSPQEAQIIQAKKRKTAQDVKKRKEEVTKKHQYEIRNCWPPVLSGGISPCIIIETPHKEIGTSDFSRFTNYRFKNLFINPSPLPDLSWGCSTDVWLNMLKKETRYVHDKHFEVLHSDLEPQMRSILLDWLLEVCEVYTLHRETFYLAQDFFDRFMLTQKDINKNMLQLIGITSLFIASKLEEIYAPKLQEFAYVTDGACSEEDILRMELIILKALKWELCPVTIISWLNLFLQVDALKDAPKVLLPQYSQEKFIQIAQLLDLCILAIDSLEFQYRILAAAALCHFTSIEVVKKASGLEWDNISECVDWMVPFVSVVKSTSPVKLKIFKKISMEDGHNIQTHTNYLAMLDEVNYVNTFRKGGQVSPVCNGGIMTPPKSTEKPPGKH, encoded by the exons ATGTCAAGACGCAG tAGCCGTTTACAAGCGAAACAGCAGCCCCAGCCCAACCAGACGGATTCCCCGCAAGAAGCCCAGATAATTCAGgccaagaagagaaaaacagcccAG gatgtcaaaaaaaggaaagaggaggtcACCAAGAAACACCAGTATGAGATTAGG AATTGCTGGCCACCTGTATTATCTGGGGGTATCAGTCCTTGCATTATCATTGAAACACCCCACAAGGAAATAGGAACAAGTGACTTCTCCAGATTTACaaattacagatttaaaaatctttttattaatcCTTCACCTTTGCCTGACTTAAG CTGGGGATGTTCAACGGATGTTTGGCTAAACATGTTAAAAAAAGAGACCAGATACGTTCATGATAAACATTTTGAAGTTCTGCATTCCGACCTGGAGCCCCAGATGAGGTCAATACTTCTAGACTGGCTTTTAGAG GTATGTGAAGTATACACACTTCATAGGGAAACGTTTTATCTTGCACAAGACTTTTTTGATAGATTTATGTTGACACAAaaggatataaataaaaacatgcttCAACTCATTGGAATTACCTCATTATTCATTGCCTCCAAACTTGAG gaaatctatGCTCCTAAGCTCCAAGAGTTTGCTTATGTCACTGATGGTGCTTGCAGTGAAGAGGATATCTTAAGGATGGAACTCATTATATTAAAG GCTTTAAAATGGGAACTTTGTCCTGTAACAATCATCTCCTGGCTAAATCTCTTCCTCCAAGTCGATGCTCTTAAAGATGCTCCTAAAGTTCTTCTACCTCAGTATTCTCAGGAAAAGTTCATTCAAATAGCTCAG CTTTTAGATCTGTGTATTCTAGCCATTGATTCATTAGAGTTCCAGTACAGAATACTGGCTGCTGCTGCCTTGTGCCATTTTACCTCTATCGAAGTGGTTAAGAAAGCCTCAG GTTTGGAATGGGACAACATTTCAGAATGTGTAGACTGGATGGTGCCTTTTGTCAGTGTAGTAAAAAGTACGAGTCCAGTGAAGCTGAAGATTTTTAAGAAGATTTCCATGGAAGACGGACACAATATCCAGACCCATACAAATTATCTGGCTATGTTG GATGAAGTAAATTATGTAAACACCTTCAGAAAGGGGGGACAGGTGTCACCAGTGTGCAATGGAGGCATTATGACACCACCGAAGAGCACTGAAAAGCCACCAGGAAAACACTAA
- the CCNE2 gene encoding G1/S-specific cyclin-E2 isoform X2: MSRRSRLQAKQQPQPNQTDSPQEAQIIQAKKRKTAQDVKKRKEEVTKKHQYEIRNCWPPVLSGGISPCIIIETPHKEIGTSDFSRFTNYRFKNLFINPSPLPDLSWGCSTDVWLNMLKKETRYVHDKHFEVLHSDLEPQMRSILLDWLLEVCEVYTLHRETFYLAQDFFDRFMLTQKDINKNMLQLIGITSLFIASKLEEIYAPKLQEFAYVTDGACSEEDILRMELIILKALKWELCPVTIISWLNLFLQVDALKDAPKVLLPQYSQEKFIQIAQLLDLCILAIDSLEFQYRILAAAALCHFTSIEVVKKASGLEWDNISECVDWMVPFVSVVKSTSPVKLKIFKKISMEDGHNIQTHTNYLAMLDEVNYVNTFRKGGQVSPVCNGGIMTPPKSTEKPPGKH; this comes from the exons ATGTCAAGACGCAG CCGTTTACAAGCGAAACAGCAGCCCCAGCCCAACCAGACGGATTCCCCGCAAGAAGCCCAGATAATTCAGgccaagaagagaaaaacagcccAG gatgtcaaaaaaaggaaagaggaggtcACCAAGAAACACCAGTATGAGATTAGG AATTGCTGGCCACCTGTATTATCTGGGGGTATCAGTCCTTGCATTATCATTGAAACACCCCACAAGGAAATAGGAACAAGTGACTTCTCCAGATTTACaaattacagatttaaaaatctttttattaatcCTTCACCTTTGCCTGACTTAAG CTGGGGATGTTCAACGGATGTTTGGCTAAACATGTTAAAAAAAGAGACCAGATACGTTCATGATAAACATTTTGAAGTTCTGCATTCCGACCTGGAGCCCCAGATGAGGTCAATACTTCTAGACTGGCTTTTAGAG GTATGTGAAGTATACACACTTCATAGGGAAACGTTTTATCTTGCACAAGACTTTTTTGATAGATTTATGTTGACACAAaaggatataaataaaaacatgcttCAACTCATTGGAATTACCTCATTATTCATTGCCTCCAAACTTGAG gaaatctatGCTCCTAAGCTCCAAGAGTTTGCTTATGTCACTGATGGTGCTTGCAGTGAAGAGGATATCTTAAGGATGGAACTCATTATATTAAAG GCTTTAAAATGGGAACTTTGTCCTGTAACAATCATCTCCTGGCTAAATCTCTTCCTCCAAGTCGATGCTCTTAAAGATGCTCCTAAAGTTCTTCTACCTCAGTATTCTCAGGAAAAGTTCATTCAAATAGCTCAG CTTTTAGATCTGTGTATTCTAGCCATTGATTCATTAGAGTTCCAGTACAGAATACTGGCTGCTGCTGCCTTGTGCCATTTTACCTCTATCGAAGTGGTTAAGAAAGCCTCAG GTTTGGAATGGGACAACATTTCAGAATGTGTAGACTGGATGGTGCCTTTTGTCAGTGTAGTAAAAAGTACGAGTCCAGTGAAGCTGAAGATTTTTAAGAAGATTTCCATGGAAGACGGACACAATATCCAGACCCATACAAATTATCTGGCTATGTTG GATGAAGTAAATTATGTAAACACCTTCAGAAAGGGGGGACAGGTGTCACCAGTGTGCAATGGAGGCATTATGACACCACCGAAGAGCACTGAAAAGCCACCAGGAAAACACTAA
- the CCNE2 gene encoding G1/S-specific cyclin-E2 isoform X6: MSRRSSRLQAKQQPQPNQTDSPQEAQIIQAKKRKTAQDVKKRKEEVTKKHQYEIRNCWPPVLSGGISPCIIIETPHKEIGTSDFSRFTNYRFKNLFINPSPLPDLSWGCSTDVWLNMLKKETRYVHDKHFEVLHSDLEPQMRSILLDWLLEEIYAPKLQEFAYVTDGACSEEDILRMELIILKALKWELCPVTIISWLNLFLQVDALKDAPKVLLPQYSQEKFIQIAQLLDLCILAIDSLEFQYRILAAAALCHFTSIEVVKKASGLEWDNISECVDWMVPFVSVVKSTSPVKLKIFKKISMEDGHNIQTHTNYLAMLDEVNYVNTFRKGGQVSPVCNGGIMTPPKSTEKPPGKH, from the exons ATGTCAAGACGCAG tAGCCGTTTACAAGCGAAACAGCAGCCCCAGCCCAACCAGACGGATTCCCCGCAAGAAGCCCAGATAATTCAGgccaagaagagaaaaacagcccAG gatgtcaaaaaaaggaaagaggaggtcACCAAGAAACACCAGTATGAGATTAGG AATTGCTGGCCACCTGTATTATCTGGGGGTATCAGTCCTTGCATTATCATTGAAACACCCCACAAGGAAATAGGAACAAGTGACTTCTCCAGATTTACaaattacagatttaaaaatctttttattaatcCTTCACCTTTGCCTGACTTAAG CTGGGGATGTTCAACGGATGTTTGGCTAAACATGTTAAAAAAAGAGACCAGATACGTTCATGATAAACATTTTGAAGTTCTGCATTCCGACCTGGAGCCCCAGATGAGGTCAATACTTCTAGACTGGCTTTTAGAG gaaatctatGCTCCTAAGCTCCAAGAGTTTGCTTATGTCACTGATGGTGCTTGCAGTGAAGAGGATATCTTAAGGATGGAACTCATTATATTAAAG GCTTTAAAATGGGAACTTTGTCCTGTAACAATCATCTCCTGGCTAAATCTCTTCCTCCAAGTCGATGCTCTTAAAGATGCTCCTAAAGTTCTTCTACCTCAGTATTCTCAGGAAAAGTTCATTCAAATAGCTCAG CTTTTAGATCTGTGTATTCTAGCCATTGATTCATTAGAGTTCCAGTACAGAATACTGGCTGCTGCTGCCTTGTGCCATTTTACCTCTATCGAAGTGGTTAAGAAAGCCTCAG GTTTGGAATGGGACAACATTTCAGAATGTGTAGACTGGATGGTGCCTTTTGTCAGTGTAGTAAAAAGTACGAGTCCAGTGAAGCTGAAGATTTTTAAGAAGATTTCCATGGAAGACGGACACAATATCCAGACCCATACAAATTATCTGGCTATGTTG GATGAAGTAAATTATGTAAACACCTTCAGAAAGGGGGGACAGGTGTCACCAGTGTGCAATGGAGGCATTATGACACCACCGAAGAGCACTGAAAAGCCACCAGGAAAACACTAA